In the Danaus plexippus chromosome 16 unlocalized genomic scaffold, MEX_DaPlex mxdp_31, whole genome shotgun sequence genome, one interval contains:
- the LOC116772135 gene encoding uncharacterized protein LOC116772135, with protein sequence MDNSQSSEIFSETSVHFRDISTIDIESYEALVSKIKKDVKYQIDEKSFNNFPSFLDECSNCVFQGFHIITYLLEDSASSVAKLCLYLEETVFILQIVSNLIKTIIESIAMTCCAMRTFSTTTGNIILSVFSHCKESECIYGNHIRMFEKQLKDLFRNCHELQLTYLMTLEKHFIFDMTEKDEHDIFIETLNINLKIGELVQALDVKTMAEQWKAYTMICEKYSNFLSDGDIYTKSTKVLVDIVRNNIKTAVEANEDKVVIRSLKVASFSLKILLRICKIFKGTSRNNYEDIVDVLQEILLYNSNYYALNDKIRSEVLNVIQTHLIAPSQAIITSLVTEEYFIKYVNSIQFKNMEDLKILKYILLVTEIMNAAPTQTNTSETSLNMIKNIISILPQCHKYLNMGLEFSYKNNEKMHGLFEHLLINSLKSSYCFNSQCYVHLEKMLIEVILATDCVSAVFCSNLWVLLCRSGSSQLQLNTLLGLIQLYHKLQGNTVFSFSPQSTNLACTIENLFKILHYNEKLQIYKRYSIYDEKSYDLWAVLKIRNLPENLQMSARKVVIQKIVNMTEIHSEHLQTEQINDLIKIMKVASTCEFLECDSRVENVLVVSWCKVCPKTNNIKLEKYLDVGSLLYFRFLTALVSLTESYHERFSDKSHILKIVRVITDLLMIGNIETITALCRLFCKLVAGQGRSQYDIILHTFKYLFESDVKQYVYSVITSNGDFDNFFTRMFHKEKALQEACSDIKKIKSIHRNNYDWQQKLRSVSEYRYTHKCIQSTDVAKITTKTSECDFGSEDFEMSSDNENDHRVNKKAKMDPNIGNILERLESDVSQLCQVKENILNEQHKTRIRSVWEKLGNLT encoded by the exons atGGATAATTCGCAAAGTTCTGAAATTTTCTCTGAAACTAGTGTTCACTTTCGCGATATTTCTACA ATTGATATTGAATCTTACGAAGCCCTCGtttcaaaaattaagaaagaTGTAAAATATCAGATCGATGAAAAAAGTTTCAATAACTTCCCCTCTTTTCTAGATGAGTGTAGTAACTGTGTTTTTCAg ggttttcatattattacttacttaCTCGAAGATTCTGCTTCATCTGTTGCTAAACTCTGTCTATATTTGGAAGAAACTGTGTTTATCCTCCAAAtagtatcaaatttaattaaaaccataaTAGAATCAATCGCTATGACCTGTTGTGCCATGAGAACATTTTCAACAACAACtggaaatattatactttcagTTTTCTCTCATTGTAAAGAaag cgaGTGTATATATGGAAATCATATAAGAATGTTTGAGAAGCAGTTGAAGGATTTATTTAGAAACTGTCATGAACTACAATTAACATATCTAATGACTTTGGAGaaacatttcatatttgaTATGACTGAAAAGGACGaacatgatatttttatagaga ctttGAATATCAATCTGAAGATAGGTGAGTTAGTTCAGGCGTTGGATGTTAAAACAATGGCCGAACAGTGGAAAGCCTACACAATGATTTGtgagaaatattcaaatttcctATCAGATGGAGATATTTATACCAAAAGCACTAAAGTCTTAGTGGACATTGTcaggaataatataaaaaccgcAGTCGAG GCGAACGAAGACAAAGTAGTAATAAGATCACTGAAAGTTGCAAgtttttcacttaaaatactattgaggatatgtaaaatttttaaaggtaCATCAAGGAATAACTATGAAGATATTGTTGATGTACTCCAGGAAATACTTCT GTACAACAGCAACTATTACGCACTTAATGATAAGATTAGATCtgaagttttaaatgttatacagACACATTTAATAGCACCATCTCAGGCGATTATCACATCACTGGTTacagaagaatattttattaaa tatgtaaattcaatacaattcaaaaatatgGAGGACttgaaaatcttaaaatacattCTACTGGTCACAGAAATAATGAACGCTGCGCCAACACAAACAAATACAAGTGAAACTAGTTTGAACATGATCAAAAATATCATCTCAATTCTACCTCAAT gtcacaaatatttaaatatgggCTTagagttttcatataaaaataatgagaaaatGCATGGCCTCTTTGAACATTTGttgataaattctttaaaaagctcgtattgttttaattctcAATGCTATGTGCATTtggaaaaaatgttaatagaaGTTATACTGGCCACGGATTGTGTGAGTGCTGTGTTCTGCTCCAATTTGTGGGTTTTATTGTGCAG atcTGGAAGCAGTCAActtcaattaaatacattactaGGCCTCATACAATTATATCACAAGCTCCAAGGAAATACAGTATTTTCATTCTCACCACAAAGCACTAATTTAGCTTGtactatagaaaatttatttaagattctaCACTATAATGAAAAACTTCAAATTTATAAGCGTTATAGTATATACGATGAAAAAAGTTACGATCTCTGGGCCGTActgaaaataagaaatttaccAGAAAATCTACAAATGTCAGCAAGGAAAGTTGTGATACAGAAAATAGTgaatatgactgaaatacACAGTGAACATTTACAAACGGAGCAAATAAATGACTtg ATAAAGATTATGAAAGTGGCATCAACATGTGAATTCTTAGAATGTGATTCAAgagttgaaaatgttttagttgTGTCATGGTGTAAAGTCTGCCCAAAAACGAACAACATAAAACTGGAAAAGTATCTCGATGTGGGATCTCTCttgtattttagatttttaacaGCCTTAGTGTCTTTGACTGAATCCTATCATGAGAGATTTTCTGATAAATCTCACATATTGAAg ATAGTACGCGTGATAACTGATTTGTTGATGATAGGGAATATTGAGACGATAACAGCCCTGTGCAGATTGTTTTGCAAGCTGGTCGCTGGACAAGGAAGAAgtcaatatgatattattttacatacatttaagtatttatttgagAGCGATGTCAAACAATATGTTTATTCAGTCATCACATCGAATGGGGATTTTGATAACTTCTTCACACGGATGTTCCATAAGGAAAAAGCGCTGCAAGAAGCATGTAGTGAtatcaagaaaattaaatcaatacatCGTAATAATTACGACTGGCAACAGAAACTACGATCTGTATCAGAATACAGATATACACACAAATGTATTCAAAGTACCGATGTAgcaaaaattacaacaaaaacaaGTGAATGTGATTTCGGTTCAGAAGATTTCGAAATGTCCTCCGACAACGAGAATGATCATAGAGTGAACAAGAAAGCTAAGATGGATCCCAATATTGGTAATATTTTGGAAAGGTTGGAATCTGACGTGTCGCAGTTGTGCCAAGTTAAGGAGAACATATTGAACGAACAGCACAAGACAAGGATAAGAAGCGTTTGGGAAAAGTTAGGCAATTTAACATGA